The following are encoded together in the Culex pipiens pallens isolate TS chromosome 1, TS_CPP_V2, whole genome shotgun sequence genome:
- the LOC120423335 gene encoding uncharacterized protein LOC120423335, which yields MDCTQFARRLWMRCVSRIAVYRRALTRTFDLQTDFFFGIDLLMAAGGVRLNSASKPLRRCWNVYRWAICLPALAVYWNTVLNAVRGEQLEIVLSSLQASVANVVTMVRVVLLLWYYDSLAKVRHFVNRRHYGRDLQASADARSGAFYHVRKLVTRVNGLMLVFGASIHAIDTSNHHFLKMPFDVKYPKVEFICSEFTKLAIIGWAMTVSLVFLVLYMILKGLTTEFEVIAQTFSTVLDNTEQRVQRKLESETDNYRRLRYKKKYYFWKYIQEEFGECIKLNIEILTMKNKIRPLLNANFLLIYYSTAVILANGAIYLSQMKTATLFSLQTLSYCIWICFDCALLTRMVNLLTEANESIGWQVYDLDWPSKLRCDKRFAKQYRSVRETMATVIAVSQQPLRLNCYGLFEFTQERFWELLNMAYSLYTFIRDFL from the exons ATGGACTGCACACAGTTCGCCAGAAGGCTGTGGATGCGGTGCGTGTCGCGAATTGCGGTTTACCGTCGGGCCCTAACGAGGACCTTTGACCTCCAGACGGATTTTTTCTTCGGAATTGACCTTCTGATGGCCGCCGGCGGTGTGCGGTTGAACTCCGCGAGCAAGCCGCTTCGCCGATGCTGGAACGTTTACCGGTGGGCCATCTGCCTACCGGCCCTCGCCGTTTACTGGAACACTGTCCTAAACGCCGTCCGCGGTGAGCAGTTGGAAATTGTCCTCAGCAGCTTGCAGGCTTCGGTGGCCAACGTTGTTACGATGGTGCGCGTGGTACTCCTGCTTTGGTACTACGATTCGCTGGCGAAGGTTCGCCATTTTGTGAACCGACGCCATTACGGACGGGATCTTCAGGCGTCAGCGGATGCTCGGAGTGGAGCGTTCTACCACGTTCGCAAACTTGTGACACGTGTCAACGGATTGATGCTTGTCTTTGGGGCAAGCATTCACGCGATCGACACCAGCAATCATCACTTTCTGAAGATGCCATTCGACGTGAAATATCCGAAGGTCGAATTTATTTGTTCTGAGTTCACGAAACTAGCGATCATCGGGTGGGCAATGACAGTCTCGTTGGTGTTCCTCGTTCTTTACATGATTCTCAAAGGGCTGACCACCGAATTTGAGGTGATTGCGCAGACATTTTCAACGGTTTTGGACAACACCGAGCAGCGAGTTCAAAGAAAGCTCGAGTCGGAAACAGACAATTATCGACGATTGCGCTACAAGAAAAAGTACTACTTCTGGAAGTACATTCAGGAAGAGTTTGGCGAATGCATCAAACTAAACATTGAGATCTTGACAATGAAGAACAAAATAAGACCACTGCTGAACGCCAACTTTCTGCTGATCTACTACTCAACCGCTGTGATTTTGGCCAACGGCGCCATCTACCTGTCCCAGATGAAAACCGCCACATTGTTCTCGCTGCAAACGTTATCCTACTGCATTTGGATATGCTTCGATTGCGCCCTGTTGACGCGAATGGTCAACCTGCTGACTGAAGCG AACGAATCCATCGGCTGGCAGGTGTACGACCTGGACTGGCCCTCGAAGCTGCGGTGCGACAAGCGCTTCGCGAAGCAGTACCGCTCGGTCCGCGAAACGATGGCCACCGTGATTGCAGTTTCGCAACAACCGCTGCGGCTCAACTGCTACGGGCTGTTCGAGTTCACCCAGGAGCGCTTCTGGGAGCTGCTGAACATGGCGTACAGTTTGTACACGTTCATCagagattttttgtaa
- the LOC120423334 gene encoding synaptic vesicle glycoprotein 2B-like — MAPITISLVFPEKEAKRAHSFEEALELAGFGRAQLILVILAGSSMMASINEAMGLSIILPASDCDLLLDPGEKGLIGGAIFLGIMASSYFWGYQADTRGRQLVLKYALFATSVCSVASSFVNDFGSLMALRFITGICISAPSAIVYTYLGEFCTNSKRVQMLSYASVMASLGIVYVALIGWWVLSYSWSFAITDTISFKPWRLLFIVYTVPGFVAAIAYCFCPESPKFLLTQGRTGEALDVLRRLYRVNKGLSSDEGYEVTALIPETVQNDKQVKGGFREILQSMKDQTVPLLKAPYLVYFLVCGINSISAFAIYGGLGLWFPQIMNQVFSDGSSAAVCSILETKPSTDNLSQVYQCTETVKSETFMYTIMLGLMGMSYCFILSLILGRISGKTMMIINMAVAGVAGIALQFVSNSYVVAVLFCVEIMFAGMCVMLVNALAVSLFPTHVRGMAVSLVNMAGRFSCFVGSAVIGLLMAQNCPLTFYALSGLLFVSSVAALLLPW, encoded by the exons ATGGCCCCAATTACGATCAGCTTGGTGTTTCCGGAGAAGGAGGCGAAACGTGCGCACAGCTTCGAGGAAGCGCTGGAACTGGCTGGATTTGGTCGGGCCCAGCTGATCCTGGTGATTCTGGCGGGCAGTTCGATGATGGCCTCGATCAACGAGGCCATGGGGCTGAGCATCATTCTGCCGGCGAGCGATTGCGATCTGCTGCTCGATCCCGGCGAAAAGGGGTTGATCGGTGGAGCGATTTTCTTAG GAATCATGGCCTCCTCATATTTTTGGGGTTATCAAGCGGACACCCGAGGGCGTCAGCTGGTGCTGAAATACGCATTGTTCGCTACCTCGGTATGTTCCGTGGCGTCCAGCTTCGTGAACGACTTTGGATCGCTGATGGCGCTAAGGTTCATCACGGGGATTTGCATTTCGGCGCCTTCCGCGATCGTGTACACCTACCTGGGGGAATTCTGCACCAACAGCAAGCGAGTGCAGATGCTGTCGTACGCGTCCGTCATGGCCTCCTTAGGCATTGTTTACGTCGCAT TGATCGGTTGGTGGGTCTTGTCGTACAGCTGGAGCTTCGCGATCACCGATACGATCAGTTTTAAGCCGTGGCGACTGCTGTTTATCGTGTACACCGTGCCGGGCTTTGTGGCGGCGATCGCGTACTGCTTCTGTCCGGAGAGTCCGAAATTTTTGCTGACCCAGGGTCGGACCGGTGAAGCGCTTGACGTTTTGAGGAGGCTGTACCGCGTGAATAAAGGGCTTTCCAGTGATGAGGGCTACGAGGTGACTGCGCTGATTCCGGAGACGGTTCAGAATGATAAGCAGGTTAAGGGTGGGTTCCGGGAGATTCTGCAGTCGATGAAGGATCAGACGGTGCCTCTGCTGAAGGCTCCGTACTTGGTCTACTTCTTGGTTTGCGGTATCAACAGTATTAGCGCGTTTGCGAT TTACGGAGGTCTCGGTCTGTGGTTCCCTCAAATCATGAACCAAGTCTTCTCGGACGGTTCGTCCGCTGCCGTTTGCTCAATTCTGGAGACCAAACCCAGCACTGACAATCTTTCCCAGGTCTATCAGTGCACCGAAACCGTCAAatcggagacttttatgtacacCATAATGCTCGGACTGATGGGAATGTCCTACTGCTTCATTCTGTCACTGATCCTCGGCCGGATCAGCGGAAAAACGATGATGATCATCAACATGGCCGTAGCAGGCGTGGCCGGGATCGCACTCCAGTTCGTCTCCAACAGTTACGTAGTGGCAGTGCTCTTCTGCGTGGAGATCATGTTTGCCGGGATGTGCGTCATGCTGGTCAACGCCCTGGCCGTTTCCCTCTTTCCGACCCACGTCCGCGGAATGGCCGTCTCGTTGGTCAACATGGCTGGCCGGTTCAGCTGCTTCGTGGGCAGCGCCGTCATCGGGCTGCTCATGGCGCAAAACTGCCCGCTGACGTTTTACGCCCTGTCCGGACTGCTGTTTGTCAGCTCCGTGGCGGCGCTTCTGTTGCCATGGTAA